Proteins co-encoded in one Chaetodon auriga isolate fChaAug3 chromosome 9, fChaAug3.hap1, whole genome shotgun sequence genomic window:
- the LOC143325338 gene encoding testican-1-like: MFNKPDMIVNLLLDQSELSAIYLNEYELYIKSLFNSCASIKDGLACPDEAHGEQVTLGDFGIRRDVIVFVDQEKESQNE; encoded by the exons ATGTTCAACAAGCCAGACATGATCGTTAACCTCCtgctggaccaatcagagctgagtGCCATCTACCTGAATGAGTATGAGCTGTACATAAAGTCCCTCTTCAACTCCTGTGCCTCCATCAAGGACG GATTGGCTTGCCCGGACGAGGCCCACGG GGAGCAAGTCACATTGGGGGATTTTGGCATCAGGCGTGATGTCATTGTCTTTGTTGACCAAGAGAAGGAGTCACAGAATGAGTGA